Proteins found in one Aerosakkonema funiforme FACHB-1375 genomic segment:
- a CDS encoding nitrate ABC transporter ATP-binding protein (This model describes the ATP binding subunits of ATP-binding cassette (ABC) transporters for nitrate transport, or for bicarbonate transport, in bacteria and archaea.): protein MTNRNLKVVETSKQPKKLGLTRQPYLSIDKVSKVYPTSRGPFTVLKDVNLTIYEGEFICLIGHSGCGKSTLLNMVSGFATPTDGEVRLGGQRITKPGPDRMVVFQSYALLPWLTAYDNIYLAVDAVYGNKLKAEKDAIVREHLALVGLLDAAEKKPPQMSGGMRQRVSIARALSIRPQVLILDEPFGALDAITKEELQEELLKIWNDHRCTVLMITHDIDEALFLADRLVMMTNGPAAQIGEVLEIPFSRPRDRARIMEDPQYYKLRNHALDFLFHRFAHNDD, encoded by the coding sequence ATGACCAATAGAAATCTCAAAGTTGTGGAAACTTCCAAACAGCCCAAGAAATTGGGATTAACCCGTCAGCCTTATTTGTCGATCGACAAGGTTTCTAAGGTTTATCCCACATCGAGAGGGCCGTTTACAGTCCTGAAGGATGTTAATCTGACTATCTACGAAGGCGAATTCATTTGCCTAATCGGTCACTCCGGTTGTGGCAAATCAACGCTGCTAAATATGGTGTCTGGTTTTGCCACGCCAACAGACGGGGAAGTGAGATTGGGCGGGCAGCGCATTACCAAACCTGGGCCCGATCGGATGGTAGTGTTTCAAAGCTACGCTTTACTGCCTTGGCTAACAGCTTACGACAACATTTATTTGGCTGTCGATGCTGTTTATGGCAACAAACTCAAAGCTGAAAAAGATGCCATTGTACGGGAACATTTGGCTTTGGTAGGTTTGTTAGATGCCGCTGAGAAAAAGCCGCCGCAAATGTCGGGTGGGATGCGTCAGCGGGTTTCTATTGCCCGTGCTTTATCTATTCGCCCTCAAGTGTTAATTTTAGATGAACCGTTTGGGGCTCTGGATGCAATTACTAAAGAAGAATTGCAGGAGGAATTGTTGAAAATATGGAACGATCATCGCTGCACTGTGTTGATGATTACCCACGATATCGATGAGGCATTATTCCTGGCAGACCGCTTGGTAATGATGACGAATGGCCCTGCGGCACAAATTGGTGAAGTGTTGGAAATTCCTTTTTCCCGTCCGCGCGATCGCGCCCGCATTATGGAAGATCCGCAATACTACAAACTCCGAAATCACGCCTTAGATTTCCTCTTCCACCGCTTCGCTCACAACGACGATTAA